The DNA region GGATTCCCCAAAGGTTTGACAGGAACGAATCAACGACCCAATTTCTCACAACACACCCCATCCAATACAGTGTATCCGATGGCTGAGATTGTTAGCGTAGCAGCATCGTTCGATGAATATGTCGGCAGAGGTTTCGGGGTGGCGATGTCGCCGGAAGAAGCGGCACTCAACGTTATCGCCCGAATCAACAGCGATCTGAACACACAAATTGTTGAAACATGGTTAAACATCTGTTCACTCTTCCCACCAGGTGTTACAATCAAGATTCTGCGTTGTCCTGACCGCAAGTTAGTTGGTGGGTTCGCCATTGTTCAGAAAACCAATTGGAGTGATCCCCACAAGCCGCGGGTTGTTTTGATGGCGGATGCTTCGGGAAACCCATTAAACCAAACTGAGATTGATTTAGCAGAGTTTGACTATTGCCGAATTCGGATGATTTTGTAGTTTTTCTTGCTTTACTCTCATTTCTACCGGACCTGACGTCCGGTTTTTTTGCTCCATAACTTGGAAGTTTCGAATTTTGGAACTGCCCAAATACGATTATATTCCCGTCAAGAACACATTCAATGGACAGATCAATGAGTTATGAACGACGAGGAGGAATTCTCCTCCACCCCACCTCTTTACCCGGTAAGTTCGGAATTGGCGATTTTGGCCCGGAAGCCTACCGATTTGTCGATTGGTTGGAATCGGCAAATTGCCGACTCTGGCAAGTGTTGCCGCTGAATCCTCCGGGCTTTGGGAACTCACCTTATGCCTGTTTGAGTGCATTCGCAGGAAATCCATTGCTGATATCGCCGGAGATGTTATTCGCCGACGGTTTGATAACTGAAGCTGACTTGAATTATCCGTTTGCATCAACTGCGCGGGTGAATTTCGGGGAGG from bacterium includes:
- a CDS encoding 4-alpha-glucanotransferase — its product is MSYERRGGILLHPTSLPGKFGIGDFGPEAYRFVDWLESANCRLWQVLPLNPPGFGNSPYACLSAFAGNPLLISPEMLFADGLITEADLNYPFASTARVNFGEVYPWKRELLHKAFHAAKANRKYWISVLQYRKQEETWLEPWAVFVACKQA